A window of the Helianthus annuus cultivar XRQ/B chromosome 4, HanXRQr2.0-SUNRISE, whole genome shotgun sequence genome harbors these coding sequences:
- the LOC110935242 gene encoding uncharacterized protein LOC110935242 yields the protein MLFGPFKFGYYSPGTAPNRIPHRLYLLVKEVVDIMKMHNDPKKALATVERKIHFFCNYFHSHLPYHGWKYRRDNASTIVNRYRLKRGPEYNMAGYNPFSLQDLKVWKYEFDPDTNLARRDMINVMSIIYSRQTPAIWKLGAASIIFYCKICSCFGIDYRRLEGASEDDVCLMKSISMEEEEDEEERRYFLLSIHMYICVFLD from the exons ATGCTTTTCGGGCCATTTAAATTTGGTTATTATTCTCCTGGAACTGCACCTAATCGTATACCTCATCGTTTGTATCTGTTGGTTAAGGAAGTAGTTGATATCATGAAAATGCACAATGATCCGAAGAAAGCTTTGGCAACAGTTGAGCGCAAAATTCATTTTTTCTGTAACTACTTCCACTCTCATCTGCCATATCACGGCTGGAAATA cCGCCGGGACAACGCCAGCACTATTGTTAACAGATATCGCCTCAAGCGTGGGCCCGAATACAATATGGCTGGTTACAACCCTTTCTCTCTCCAAGACCTGAAGGTTTGGAAGTATGAGTTTGATCCGGATACCAATCTTGCGCGACGAGATATGATCAACGTTATGAGTATTATTTACTCACGGCAGACGCCTGCAATTTGGAAACTTGGTGCGGCGTCGATAATATTCTATTGTAAAATATGTTCCTGCTTTGGTATTGACTACCGTCGTTTAGAAGGCGCTTCTGAGGATGATGTGTGTTTGATGAAATCGATCAGcatggaggaggaggaggacgaAGAAGAGAGGAGGTACTTTCTTCTTTCAATTCATATGTATATATGCGTCTTTCTCGATTAA